From the Pongo pygmaeus isolate AG05252 chromosome X, NHGRI_mPonPyg2-v2.0_pri, whole genome shotgun sequence genome, one window contains:
- the TIMM8A gene encoding mitochondrial import inner membrane translocase subunit Tim8 A isoform X2, with translation MDSSSSSSAAGLGAVDPQLQHFIEVETQKQRFQQLVHQMTELCWVPVA, from the exons ATggattcctcctcctcttcctccgcGGCGGGTTTGGGTGCAGTGGACCCGCAGTTGCAGCATTTCATCGAGGTAGAGACTCAAAAGCAGCGCTTCCAGCAGCTGGTGCACCAGATGACTGAACTTTGTTGG GTTCCTGTGGCCTAG
- the TIMM8A gene encoding mitochondrial import inner membrane translocase subunit Tim8 A isoform X1, with the protein MDSSSSSSAAGLGAVDPQLQHFIEVETQKQRFQQLVHQMTELCWEKCMDKPGPKLDSRAEACFVNCVERFIDTSQFILNRLEQTQKSKPVFSESLSD; encoded by the exons ATggattcctcctcctcttcctccgcGGCGGGTTTGGGTGCAGTGGACCCGCAGTTGCAGCATTTCATCGAGGTAGAGACTCAAAAGCAGCGCTTCCAGCAGCTGGTGCACCAGATGACTGAACTTTGTTGG GAGAAGTGCATGGACAAGCCTGGGCCAAAGTTGGACAGTCGGGCTGAGGCCTGTTTTGTGAACTGCGTTGAGCGCTTCATTGATACAAGCCAGTTCATCTTGAATCGACTGGAACAGACCCAGAAATCCAAGCCAGTTTTCTCAGAAAGCCTTTCTGACTGA